The Pseudomonas parafulva genome window below encodes:
- the hxsC gene encoding His-Xaa-Ser system radical SAM maturase HxsC — translation MVMLRKDTHFEIRHLNEPRLLKVVTLDEFIEQGLAVCAGRVAFDDLLLWLPNRQRLDSPQLISLPVGGFLTPEPFMDELEAAQLHLHTPRDANVVQPGDVIAVTPGSTLVRVLYRRGSDSNLLFMTDRCNSLCLMCSQPPKDIDDRWHIEENLRLIDLMDPGEENLGISGGEPTLYRTGLLEILAKCKAVLPDKSIHVLSNGRLFQDPSWIPALTAIAHPQLSWGIPLYADNAEDHDHVVQAEGAFSETMQGLYNLARADQIIEIRVVLNRLTTPRLPELAHYIFRNLPFVRHVALMGIESTGLARKHYEQLWIDPLDYQEWLSQATYFLSNRGIPVSIYNLPLCLIPPALSRFARQSISDWKNLFIDACQHCAAVEQCSGFFKSHTDRWQSRGVRQLSTEAFSAYARSAQ, via the coding sequence ATGGTGATGCTGCGAAAGGATACCCATTTCGAAATCCGGCATCTGAACGAACCAAGATTGCTCAAGGTCGTCACGCTCGATGAATTCATCGAACAAGGACTGGCCGTTTGCGCGGGACGTGTGGCGTTCGACGATCTCTTGCTTTGGCTGCCAAACCGGCAACGTTTAGATAGCCCGCAGTTGATCTCATTACCCGTGGGCGGCTTTCTCACACCCGAGCCGTTTATGGACGAGCTCGAAGCTGCACAACTCCATTTGCATACGCCTAGGGACGCGAATGTTGTGCAGCCCGGAGATGTCATTGCTGTCACACCCGGCAGTACGTTGGTGCGAGTGCTCTATCGAAGAGGCTCGGACAGCAACTTGCTTTTCATGACAGATCGTTGCAACAGCCTGTGCTTGATGTGCTCGCAGCCGCCGAAAGATATCGATGATCGTTGGCACATCGAGGAAAACCTCCGGCTGATCGACTTGATGGACCCGGGCGAGGAAAACCTGGGGATCAGCGGCGGAGAGCCCACGCTCTATCGCACTGGCTTGCTGGAAATCCTGGCCAAGTGCAAAGCCGTGTTACCAGATAAGTCCATCCATGTGCTCAGCAACGGACGACTGTTCCAGGACCCGAGCTGGATCCCTGCACTGACTGCTATTGCCCACCCACAACTGAGCTGGGGTATCCCGCTGTATGCCGACAACGCCGAAGACCATGACCATGTGGTGCAGGCTGAAGGAGCATTCAGCGAGACAATGCAGGGTCTGTACAACCTGGCACGAGCAGACCAGATCATAGAAATCCGCGTCGTACTCAATCGCCTGACCACGCCTCGCTTGCCTGAACTGGCCCACTACATCTTCAGGAACCTGCCCTTCGTGCGGCATGTTGCACTGATGGGCATCGAGAGCACCGGCTTGGCCAGGAAGCACTACGAGCAACTGTGGATCGACCCGCTCGACTATCAGGAGTGGTTGAGTCAAGCCACCTACTTCCTGTCCAATCGGGGGATACCGGTTTCCATCTACAACCTTCCTCTGTGCCTGATTCCGCCTGCTCTATCGCGCTTTGCCCGTCAGAGCATTTCGGACTGGAAGAATCTGTTCATAGATGCCTGCCAACACTGCGCAGCCGTCGAACAGTGTTCTGGATTCTTCAAATCCCACACCGACCGCTGGCAGAGCCGAGGTGTACGACAACTATCGACCGAGGCCTTTAGCGCCTATGCAAGGAGTGCACAGTGA
- the hxsA gene encoding His-Xaa-Ser repeat protein HxsA, whose product MKLLDRWKVLISSMSLLPMAGTALAQAGPLPLADTDWQPSDKLQPPVFADTLNAPDALNIYAAHRSHSSHRSHSSHSSHYSGSGGYSAPRAYSPPATSTRSYTAPSSSTGNSFYQPSGTAGASSSSTSKTRATNAQKNDLVTRVQTALMVRQYYQGAIDGVMGKATRGALMSFQSDSALTVHGRMDTPTLNALGIKIP is encoded by the coding sequence GTGAAGTTACTCGACCGTTGGAAAGTCTTGATCAGCAGCATGAGCCTGCTCCCCATGGCAGGCACCGCCCTAGCCCAAGCCGGTCCCCTGCCGCTGGCAGATACCGACTGGCAGCCTAGCGACAAGCTGCAACCGCCGGTATTCGCAGATACGCTCAATGCCCCGGATGCCCTGAACATCTATGCGGCACATCGCTCGCACAGTTCGCATCGATCCCACAGTTCGCACAGCTCTCACTACAGTGGCTCGGGTGGCTACAGCGCGCCTCGTGCCTACAGCCCCCCTGCTACCAGCACCCGCAGCTACACCGCGCCGAGCAGCTCAACCGGCAACAGCTTTTACCAACCCTCTGGAACCGCCGGCGCGTCAAGCTCAAGTACGTCGAAAACCCGCGCGACCAATGCACAGAAAAACGACTTGGTGACTCGCGTGCAGACCGCGCTGATGGTGCGCCAGTACTATCAAGGCGCAATCGACGGGGTGATGGGCAAAGCCACGCGCGGGGCATTGATGTCCTTCCAATCCGACAGCGCGCTCACCGTGCATGGACGAATGGATACCCCTACGCTGAACGCACTGGGAATCAAGATTCCATAG
- a CDS encoding sigma-54 interaction domain-containing protein — protein sequence MQLLTLPPSPTLATSIRATAQVFEDPRSQALLAHLQQVAPSEASVLVIGETGTGKELVARHIHHLSRRREGPFVAVNCGAFSESLVEAELFGHEKGAFTGALTAKAGWFEEANGGTLFLDEIGDLPMAIQVKLLRVLQEREVVRLGSRKSLPIDVRVVAATNVQLDKAIGAGHFREDLYYRLNVVSLQLYPLRERPGDILPLTRHFLDTYCNRLGYGQVRLTHEAERKLLSYDWPGNIRELENVIHHTLLVCRNNLVRDDDLRLSHLRIERQSSVQTAAPQSAEDQLLQAFHRLFEEQAGDLHEKVEDSLLRTAYRFCHCNQVHTASLLGLSRNITRARLIAIGELVVNRRGAPSLARPQRTLQFSI from the coding sequence ATGCAACTGCTGACCCTCCCCCCCTCGCCGACTCTGGCTACCTCGATCCGGGCGACCGCGCAGGTCTTCGAAGACCCTCGTTCGCAAGCGTTGCTCGCCCATTTGCAACAAGTCGCGCCGAGCGAGGCCAGCGTGCTGGTGATCGGCGAAACCGGCACCGGCAAGGAGCTGGTCGCCCGTCACATCCACCATTTGAGCCGCCGACGCGAAGGCCCGTTCGTGGCGGTGAACTGCGGCGCTTTCTCTGAATCACTGGTCGAGGCCGAGCTGTTCGGTCATGAGAAAGGTGCGTTCACCGGCGCCCTGACCGCCAAGGCTGGCTGGTTCGAGGAAGCCAATGGCGGCACCTTGTTCCTCGACGAGATCGGCGACCTGCCCATGGCGATCCAGGTCAAGCTGCTGCGCGTGTTGCAAGAGCGCGAAGTGGTGAGGCTGGGTTCGCGCAAGAGCCTACCGATCGACGTGCGCGTGGTCGCCGCCACCAACGTGCAGTTGGACAAGGCCATCGGCGCAGGTCACTTCCGCGAGGACCTGTATTACCGGCTCAATGTGGTCAGCCTGCAGTTGTATCCACTGCGCGAGCGTCCGGGCGACATCCTGCCGCTGACCCGGCACTTCCTCGACACCTACTGCAACCGGCTCGGCTACGGCCAGGTGCGCCTGACGCACGAGGCCGAGCGCAAGCTGTTGAGCTACGACTGGCCGGGCAACATCCGTGAACTGGAAAACGTCATCCACCACACCCTTCTGGTGTGCCGCAACAATCTGGTGCGTGATGACGACCTGCGCTTGTCGCACCTGCGCATCGAGCGCCAGAGCTCGGTCCAGACCGCTGCGCCGCAAAGCGCCGAGGATCAGTTGCTGCAGGCGTTCCATCGGTTGTTCGAGGAACAGGCGGGCGATCTGCATGAAAAGGTCGAAGACAGCCTGTTGCGCACCGCCTACCGCTTCTGCCACTGCAACCAGGTGCACACGGCCAGTTTGCTGGGCTTGAGCCGCAACATCACCCGCGCGCGGCTGATCGCCATTGGCGAGTTGGTGGTCAATCGGCGCGGCGCGCCTTCCCTGGCGCGTCCGCAGCGGACCCTGCAATTCTCGATCTGA
- the sfnG gene encoding dimethylsulfone monooxygenase SfnG produces the protein MSQAIKFAYWVPNVSGGLVVSKIEQRTHWDIDYNRTLAQIAERAGFDYALSQIRFTAGYGADNQHESVTISHALLAATEKLKVIAAILPGPWTPALAAKQLASIDQFTGGRIAVNVVSGWFKGEFRAIGEPWLDHDERYRRSEEFIRALKGIWTQDNFSFHGDFYRFNDYSLRPKPLQRPHPEIFQGGSSRAARDMASRVSDWYFTNGNSVAGIKAQIDDLRAKAAANGHSVKVGVNAFIIARDSEEEAQAVLAEIIAKADPEAVRGFASEAKNAGAASPEGEGNWAQSSFEDLVQYNDGFKTNLIGTPRQIAERIVALKAVGVDLILSGFLHFQEEVEYFGRRVLPLVRELEQEVAAPRAVA, from the coding sequence ATGAGCCAAGCGATCAAATTTGCCTACTGGGTGCCCAACGTCAGCGGCGGTCTTGTCGTCAGCAAGATCGAGCAGCGCACCCATTGGGACATCGACTACAACCGCACGCTAGCGCAGATCGCCGAACGTGCCGGATTCGATTACGCGCTGTCGCAGATTCGCTTCACTGCAGGCTACGGGGCCGACAATCAGCATGAGTCGGTGACCATCAGCCACGCGCTGCTGGCGGCTACCGAGAAACTCAAGGTGATCGCCGCGATCCTGCCCGGCCCCTGGACGCCGGCCTTGGCCGCCAAGCAACTGGCAAGCATCGACCAGTTCACCGGCGGGCGCATCGCGGTGAACGTGGTGTCCGGCTGGTTCAAGGGCGAGTTTCGCGCCATCGGCGAGCCTTGGCTGGACCACGACGAGCGCTACCGGCGCTCCGAAGAATTCATTCGGGCCCTGAAGGGCATCTGGACCCAGGACAACTTCAGCTTCCACGGCGACTTCTACCGCTTCAACGACTACAGCCTCAGACCCAAGCCGCTGCAGCGTCCGCACCCGGAAATCTTCCAGGGCGGAAGTTCGCGGGCCGCACGCGACATGGCCTCGCGGGTGTCGGACTGGTACTTCACCAACGGCAACAGCGTGGCCGGTATCAAGGCCCAGATCGATGACCTGCGGGCCAAGGCGGCAGCCAACGGTCACTCGGTGAAGGTCGGCGTCAACGCCTTCATCATCGCCCGCGACAGCGAGGAGGAGGCCCAGGCGGTGCTGGCTGAAATCATCGCCAAGGCCGACCCCGAGGCGGTGCGAGGCTTTGCCAGCGAAGCGAAGAACGCCGGGGCGGCCAGTCCCGAAGGCGAGGGCAACTGGGCGCAGTCCAGTTTCGAGGACCTGGTGCAATACAACGATGGTTTCAAGACCAACTTGATCGGCACGCCCCGGCAGATCGCCGAGCGCATCGTCGCACTCAAGGCCGTGGGGGTCGATCTGATCTTGTCAGGTTTCCTGCACTTCCAGGAGGAGGTGGAATATTTCGGTCGACGGGTTCTGCCGCTGGTGCGCGAGCTTGAGCAGGAGGTGGCGGCGCCCCGGGCGGTGGCCTAG
- a CDS encoding acyl-CoA dehydrogenase family protein → MTAHAHVPTLSTGTDYETLAARFRPLFARIAEGSVERERERRLPFEPIRWLKEAGFGAVRVPIEHGGAGASLTQLVHLLIELAEADSNLPQALRGHFAFVEDRLNAHASAAQDRWFKRFVDGDLVGCAWTEIGAVKIGDVLTRVSRQGDQWVVNGTKYYSTGSIFADWIDLFARRDDTGADVIAAVRTRQPGVTLSDDWDGFGQRTTGSGTSVFDNAVVEPEDIIDFATRFKYQTAFYQLVLLAVIVGSGRAAVRDFSSETRTRTRVFSHGNAQAVSQDAQVLQVIGKASGLVYAAEAATLRAAEAAHQAYLAHWADAPAAERDANVLAELTSAQAQVAAVELVLRATSDLFNALGASSTRITRQLDRHWRNARTAASHNPVIYKERIVGDWEVNGSEPPYVWQIGGGAQAS, encoded by the coding sequence ATGACCGCTCACGCCCACGTTCCCACGCTGTCCACCGGCACCGACTACGAGACCCTCGCCGCACGCTTTCGACCCTTGTTCGCCCGCATTGCCGAAGGCAGCGTCGAGCGCGAGCGTGAGCGCCGCCTGCCGTTCGAGCCGATCCGCTGGCTTAAGGAAGCGGGCTTCGGCGCCGTGCGCGTGCCGATCGAGCATGGCGGTGCGGGCGCGTCGCTGACGCAACTGGTACACCTGCTGATCGAACTGGCCGAAGCCGACTCGAATCTGCCCCAGGCGCTGCGCGGTCACTTCGCCTTCGTCGAAGATCGCCTCAACGCCCATGCCAGCGCCGCCCAGGACCGCTGGTTCAAACGCTTCGTGGACGGTGACCTGGTCGGCTGCGCCTGGACCGAAATAGGCGCGGTCAAGATCGGCGACGTGCTCACCCGGGTGTCGCGCCAAGGCGACCAGTGGGTGGTCAACGGCACCAAGTACTACAGCACCGGTAGCATTTTCGCGGACTGGATCGACCTGTTCGCCCGCCGCGACGACACCGGCGCCGACGTGATCGCGGCGGTGCGGACGCGGCAACCGGGCGTCACCTTGAGCGACGACTGGGACGGTTTCGGCCAGCGCACCACCGGCAGCGGCACCTCGGTGTTCGACAACGCCGTGGTCGAGCCAGAGGACATCATCGATTTCGCCACCCGTTTCAAGTACCAGACGGCGTTCTATCAACTGGTGCTGCTGGCCGTCATCGTCGGCTCCGGACGCGCTGCGGTGCGTGACTTCAGCAGCGAAACCCGCACCCGCACGCGGGTGTTCAGCCATGGCAATGCTCAGGCCGTAAGCCAAGATGCCCAGGTGTTGCAAGTGATCGGCAAAGCCAGCGGCCTGGTCTACGCCGCCGAGGCCGCGACCCTGCGCGCAGCCGAAGCGGCGCACCAGGCCTACCTGGCCCATTGGGCGGATGCACCCGCAGCCGAACGAGACGCCAACGTGCTGGCCGAACTGACCTCGGCGCAGGCCCAGGTCGCCGCCGTGGAGTTGGTGCTGCGGGCCACCAGCGATCTGTTCAACGCCCTGGGCGCGTCCAGCACCCGCATCACCCGGCAGCTCGATCGCCACTGGCGCAATGCGCGCACGGCCGCCTCGCATAACCCGGTGATCTACAAGGAGCGCATCGTCGGCGACTGGGAAGTCAATGGCAGCGAACCGCCGTATGTCTGGCAAATCGGCGGCGGCGCCCAGGCGTCCTGA
- a CDS encoding SfnB family sulfur acquisition oxidoreductase codes for MSTALSPDLPAQTRAAPLRAAQVIGSGSEAIEVAQRLAADFAREAAARDRERRLPWAELERFSDSGLWAITVPKAYGGAGVSYRTLSEVIATVSAADSSLGQLPQNHFGVLSNLALTGSEAQKRAYYAKVLQGYRFGNAFSEARSQYVTTFQTQIRFEGDTAVLNGEKAYCTGALFAHIVPVAGVDEHDRPHIAFVPRDASGLSVIDSWDGFGQRITASGQVRIEGVRVPTSAVIPAWRAYEQPTADGPISQIIQAAVDTGIARGAFAETLRVARLARPWVDSGLEHAWQDPLAQALIGELAWRLHAAEAVLQRAGEAVDDAVAEPSEARVAQASVIVGQAKVLSTEIALQASSRLLELGGTRSVSASQGLDRFWRNARTHTLHDPVRWKYHLVGNRLLNGIAPPRHAWN; via the coding sequence ATGAGCACTGCACTCTCACCCGATCTCCCTGCGCAGACGCGCGCGGCGCCGCTGCGTGCGGCGCAGGTCATTGGTAGCGGCAGCGAAGCCATCGAAGTGGCACAGCGCCTGGCTGCGGATTTCGCCCGCGAGGCCGCCGCACGCGACCGTGAGCGGCGCTTGCCCTGGGCAGAACTGGAGCGCTTCTCCGACAGCGGCCTGTGGGCGATCACCGTACCCAAGGCCTACGGCGGTGCTGGCGTGTCCTACCGCACCCTCAGTGAAGTGATCGCCACGGTGTCCGCCGCCGACTCTTCACTCGGGCAACTGCCGCAGAACCACTTCGGGGTGCTGAGCAACCTTGCCCTGACCGGCAGCGAGGCGCAGAAGCGCGCCTATTACGCCAAGGTGCTGCAGGGCTATCGCTTCGGCAACGCCTTCTCCGAAGCGCGCAGCCAGTACGTAACCACCTTCCAGACGCAGATTCGCTTCGAGGGCGACACCGCCGTGCTGAACGGTGAGAAAGCCTACTGCACCGGCGCGCTGTTCGCCCATATCGTGCCGGTGGCGGGCGTCGATGAACACGACCGCCCGCACATCGCCTTCGTCCCCCGCGATGCCTCCGGCCTGAGCGTGATCGACAGCTGGGACGGCTTCGGCCAGCGCATCACTGCCAGCGGCCAGGTACGCATCGAGGGCGTGCGCGTGCCGACAAGCGCCGTGATACCGGCCTGGAGGGCCTACGAGCAGCCCACCGCCGATGGACCGATCTCGCAGATCATCCAGGCTGCCGTGGACACTGGCATCGCCCGTGGCGCCTTTGCCGAAACCCTGCGCGTGGCGCGCTTGGCCCGCCCCTGGGTCGACAGCGGCCTGGAGCACGCCTGGCAGGACCCGCTGGCCCAGGCGCTGATCGGCGAATTGGCCTGGCGCCTGCACGCCGCCGAGGCGGTCTTGCAACGTGCCGGCGAGGCGGTGGATGACGCCGTCGCCGAGCCCAGCGAGGCGCGGGTGGCGCAGGCGTCGGTGATCGTCGGCCAGGCCAAAGTGCTGTCCACCGAAATTGCCCTGCAAGCGTCCAGTCGTTTGCTGGAGCTTGGGGGCACGCGCAGCGTCTCGGCCAGCCAGGGGCTGGACCGATTCTGGCGCAATGCCCGGACCCACACCTTGCATGACCCGGTGCGCTGGAAGTATCACCTGGTCGGCAACCGACTGCTCAATGGCATCGCGCCACCCCGTCACGCCTGGAACTGA
- a CDS encoding ABC transporter ATP-binding protein, which produces MIEARDVGAERMALLSVDDIEVIYDGAILAVGGVSLQVGQGDIVALLGANGAGKSTTLKAISGLLQADRARVSRGTVRFQGQDTAGVAANRLARQGIVHVLEGRHVFAHLTIEENLRSGGFLRKPSRRQLEQDLERIYAWFPRLKTKRKTQAGLTSGGEQQMLALGRALMTQPRLVLLDEPSMGLAPLIVEEIFAIVAQLNAQEGMSFLLAEQNINVALRHASYAYILENGRVVGQGTAAALAAREDIRHFYLGGKAGGQGQSIQEPSTRQE; this is translated from the coding sequence ATGATCGAGGCACGGGATGTCGGCGCTGAGCGGATGGCGCTGTTAAGTGTGGACGACATCGAGGTGATCTATGACGGGGCCATTCTTGCCGTGGGTGGGGTTTCGTTGCAGGTGGGGCAGGGCGATATCGTCGCCTTGCTTGGGGCTAACGGTGCGGGCAAGAGCACCACGCTCAAGGCGATTTCCGGGTTGCTCCAGGCCGATCGGGCGCGGGTCAGTCGAGGGACTGTCCGTTTTCAGGGGCAAGATACGGCGGGCGTGGCGGCCAATCGGCTGGCGCGCCAGGGCATCGTGCATGTGCTGGAGGGCCGTCACGTTTTTGCGCACTTGACCATCGAGGAAAACCTGCGCAGCGGCGGCTTCCTGCGCAAGCCCTCGCGACGGCAACTGGAGCAGGACCTGGAGCGGATCTACGCCTGGTTTCCGCGCTTGAAGACCAAGCGCAAAACCCAGGCCGGGCTGACCTCCGGGGGCGAGCAGCAGATGCTCGCTCTCGGCAGGGCGCTGATGACCCAGCCACGCCTGGTACTGCTCGACGAGCCGTCCATGGGACTGGCACCGCTGATCGTCGAGGAAATCTTCGCCATCGTCGCTCAACTCAACGCCCAGGAAGGGATGAGTTTTTTGTTGGCCGAACAGAACATCAACGTCGCCCTGCGCCACGCCAGCTATGCCTACATCCTCGAAAACGGTCGTGTGGTGGGGCAAGGCACGGCCGCAGCGCTGGCTGCGCGCGAGGACATCCGCCACTTCTACCTGGGCGGCAAGGCGGGTGGCCAGGGGCAATCGATTCAAGAACCTTCGACTCGACAGGAGTAG
- a CDS encoding ABC transporter substrate-binding protein gives MGKTLHRYLFASLLALGGQALLPASAEAGADQQFIPLATYRVGAYASSGIPVWAGMIDYLRYINEVEGGINGVKLVWQECETEWTAEKGIECYERFKNGLDGAPVAVYQPNGAPAAYALSDKAEADKIPLITLGYGRTEATDGRVFPYNFPVMLTFYSEASAFINYVAEREGGLDKLKGKKIATVYHDSAYGRETQGPLQLLAAKYGFENIQIPVADPGNEQAAQWRQVRQLKPDWVFLRTWGVSTPVAIKTAARFGFPVERIVGDIWASSDEDVLPTGTAGKGYLALTPYPGGTGFDIHQRLKQHILDAGKSDLKDPHSFGSVYYNSGLVNAAIAVEAIRAGQKRFGNRPLNGEEGRWGLEHLDLDDARLKAIGFLGLMQPLKLSCSDHEGGGAAKVQQWDGQRWNLITDWVRADRATLRELIDDKAADYAKQKDITPRDCTGA, from the coding sequence ATGGGCAAAACCTTGCATCGCTACTTGTTCGCCAGCCTGCTCGCGCTCGGCGGTCAGGCTCTTCTGCCGGCCAGCGCCGAGGCGGGCGCCGATCAACAGTTCATTCCCCTGGCCACCTACCGGGTCGGCGCCTACGCCTCCAGCGGCATCCCGGTATGGGCCGGGATGATCGACTACCTGCGCTACATCAACGAAGTGGAGGGCGGGATCAATGGCGTCAAGCTGGTCTGGCAGGAGTGCGAGACCGAGTGGACTGCCGAGAAGGGCATTGAGTGCTACGAGCGTTTCAAGAATGGCCTGGACGGCGCCCCCGTGGCCGTCTATCAACCCAACGGTGCGCCGGCCGCCTATGCCCTGAGCGACAAGGCCGAGGCCGACAAGATCCCGCTGATCACCCTGGGCTACGGCCGCACCGAGGCCACCGATGGCCGTGTGTTTCCGTATAACTTCCCGGTGATGCTGACCTTCTACAGCGAGGCGTCGGCTTTCATCAATTACGTGGCCGAGCGCGAAGGCGGGCTGGACAAGCTCAAGGGCAAGAAGATCGCCACCGTCTATCACGACTCGGCCTATGGCCGGGAAACCCAGGGGCCTTTGCAGTTGCTGGCGGCGAAATACGGCTTCGAGAACATCCAGATTCCCGTCGCCGATCCCGGCAACGAGCAGGCCGCGCAGTGGCGTCAGGTGCGCCAGCTCAAGCCGGACTGGGTGTTCCTGCGCACCTGGGGCGTGTCGACCCCGGTGGCGATCAAGACGGCTGCGCGCTTCGGTTTCCCGGTCGAGCGCATCGTCGGCGATATCTGGGCCAGCTCCGACGAGGACGTGCTGCCCACCGGCACCGCGGGCAAGGGCTACCTGGCGTTGACGCCGTACCCCGGTGGCACCGGGTTCGACATCCACCAGCGCCTCAAGCAGCACATCCTCGACGCGGGCAAGAGCGACCTGAAAGACCCGCACAGCTTCGGCAGCGTGTACTACAACTCGGGCCTGGTGAACGCCGCCATCGCCGTGGAGGCGATCCGCGCCGGGCAGAAGCGCTTCGGCAATCGGCCACTCAACGGCGAGGAAGGTCGCTGGGGGCTGGAGCACCTGGACCTGGACGATGCGCGCCTGAAAGCGATCGGTTTCCTGGGCTTGATGCAGCCGCTGAAGTTGTCGTGCAGCGACCACGAGGGGGGCGGCGCGGCGAAGGTCCAGCAGTGGGATGGCCAACGCTGGAACCTGATCACCGATTGGGTACGCGCCGACCGCGCCACCCTGCGCGAACTGATCGACGACAAGGCCGCCGACTACGCCAAGCAAAAGGACATCACACCACGCGATTGCACCGGTGCCTGA
- a CDS encoding branched-chain amino acid ABC transporter permease, which produces MTATVSPLVSGAGEAPVILIRRRRSRALPLVSLAVLIGLAWLGSDYWLNAILIPFLVLSLAGLGLNLLTGYTGQTSVGAAGFMAVGAFATYGLLLRVPGLPLPLALLGGGLIAGAVGLLFGIPSARIKGFYLMVTTLAAQFFLEWVFAKFPWFYNYASSGTISAPRLELFGYSLATPAGRYLLTLGCVALLTWVAVNLVRSQVGRNWMAIRDMDTAAAVIGIPVERYKRLAFAVSSFYLGIAGALWAFAYLGTASAGSFDINRSFQILFIIIIGGMGSIVGNFIGAAFISLVPILLSHLGQWLFDGHVDAGQLQNLQKILFGALIIVLLIKEPEGLARLLTTARQRIRVWPLRF; this is translated from the coding sequence ATGACCGCCACCGTTTCTCCGCTTGTTTCAGGCGCTGGCGAAGCGCCAGTGATCCTCATCCGACGCCGCCGCTCGCGAGCTTTACCGCTGGTGTCGCTGGCCGTCCTCATCGGGCTGGCCTGGCTGGGCAGTGACTATTGGCTCAATGCGATCCTCATCCCCTTCCTCGTGTTGTCGCTGGCCGGCCTGGGCCTGAACCTGCTCACCGGCTACACCGGCCAGACTTCGGTCGGCGCCGCTGGCTTCATGGCGGTGGGTGCGTTCGCCACCTATGGGCTGTTGCTGCGGGTGCCGGGCTTGCCGTTACCGCTGGCCCTGCTGGGCGGCGGGCTGATCGCGGGCGCGGTGGGGCTGCTGTTCGGCATTCCCAGTGCGCGGATCAAAGGCTTCTACCTGATGGTGACCACCCTGGCGGCGCAGTTCTTTCTGGAATGGGTGTTCGCCAAGTTTCCCTGGTTCTACAACTACGCCTCCTCCGGCACCATCAGCGCCCCACGCCTGGAACTGTTCGGCTACAGCCTGGCCACGCCGGCGGGGCGTTACCTGCTGACGCTCGGCTGCGTGGCGTTGCTGACATGGGTCGCGGTCAACCTGGTGCGCAGCCAGGTCGGGCGCAACTGGATGGCGATTCGCGACATGGACACCGCCGCGGCGGTCATCGGCATCCCGGTGGAGCGCTACAAGCGCCTGGCCTTCGCTGTCAGTTCGTTCTACCTGGGGATCGCCGGGGCGCTGTGGGCGTTCGCCTACCTGGGTACTGCCAGCGCCGGCAGCTTCGACATCAACCGCTCGTTCCAGATCTTGTTCATCATCATCATCGGCGGCATGGGCAGCATCGTCGGCAACTTCATCGGAGCCGCGTTCATCAGTCTGGTACCGATCCTGCTCAGCCACCTGGGGCAATGGCTGTTCGACGGTCACGTCGACGCCGGGCAGTTGCAGAACCTGCAGAAGATCCTCTTCGGCGCCCTGATCATCGTGCTGCTGATCAAGGAACCAGAAGGACTGGCGCGCTTGTTGACCACCGCGCGGCAACGCATCCGGGTCTGGCCGCTGCGGTTCTGA
- a CDS encoding branched-chain amino acid ABC transporter permease — MNFFLETLIGGVLAGSMYALVAIGFVLIYKASGVFNFAQGAMLLFAALTFVSLLGQGLPFALALAITVGVMVLGAWLIERLVLRPLVNRSQITLFMATLGLSFVIEGLAQGLMGAQVRALDLGIEDVPLFLGEIMVSQFDLIAAGVSAVLVAVLALLFNKTRIGVSLRAVADDTRAALSLGIDLNRIWQIVWAVAGVVGLVAGLLWGARQGVQFSLSLVVLKALPVLIIGGFTSIGGAIVGGLIVGAAENLAEAYIGPLIGGGITPWFAYFLALIFLYIRPAGLFGDRVIERV, encoded by the coding sequence ATGAATTTCTTTCTCGAAACCCTGATCGGTGGCGTGCTCGCCGGTTCGATGTACGCGTTGGTAGCCATCGGCTTCGTGCTGATCTACAAGGCCAGCGGCGTGTTCAACTTCGCCCAGGGCGCCATGCTGCTGTTCGCTGCGCTGACCTTCGTCAGCCTGCTGGGGCAAGGGCTGCCGTTCGCCCTGGCCCTGGCGATCACGGTGGGGGTGATGGTCCTCGGCGCCTGGTTGATCGAGCGCCTGGTGCTGCGGCCGCTGGTCAATCGCTCGCAGATCACCCTGTTCATGGCCACCTTGGGCTTGTCGTTCGTGATCGAAGGCCTGGCCCAGGGACTGATGGGCGCCCAGGTGCGCGCGTTGGACTTGGGGATCGAGGATGTTCCGCTGTTCCTGGGCGAAATCATGGTCAGCCAGTTCGACTTGATCGCCGCCGGGGTGTCCGCTGTGCTGGTGGCGGTGCTGGCGCTGCTGTTCAACAAGACCCGCATCGGCGTGTCCCTGCGCGCGGTAGCCGACGACACCCGCGCGGCGTTATCGCTGGGCATCGACCTGAACCGTATCTGGCAGATCGTCTGGGCCGTGGCCGGGGTGGTCGGGCTGGTGGCCGGGCTGCTCTGGGGCGCGCGCCAGGGTGTGCAGTTCTCGCTCTCGCTGGTGGTGCTCAAGGCGCTGCCGGTGCTGATCATCGGAGGCTTCACGTCGATTGGCGGGGCCATCGTCGGCGGCTTGATCGTCGGCGCGGCGGAGAACCTGGCCGAGGCCTACATCGGCCCGCTGATCGGCGGTGGCATCACGCCCTGGTTCGCCTATTTCCTCGCCCTGATCTTCCTCTACATCCGCCCGGCCGGCCTGTTCGGCGACCGGGTCATCGAACGGGTATGA